The proteins below are encoded in one region of uncultured Eubacteriales bacterium:
- the yfeU gene encoding putative PTS component; possibly regulatory (Evidence 3 : Function proposed based on presence of conserved amino acid motif, structural feature or limited homology; Product type pr : putative regulator): MALDLKKMTTETRNPNTMELDKMTPLEIVTTMNREDALVPKAIEAVLPQVASVVEWAVESLEAGGRLFYMGAGTSGRLGVLDAAECPPTFGVSPDLVVGLIAGGDTAFLKAVEGAEDSFDLGRQDLIDHTLESRDLVVGIAASGRTPYVLGGLAYAKETGCRTVAISCNAGCDIGKAADLAVEVVVGPEVLTGSTRLKAGTAQKLILNMISTATMVGVGKVYQNLMVDVMQTNEKLHVRAENIVMAATGAERAEAKAAISAADGSVKTAITMILTGCDAPAAIVRLEKARGHVREAIR; encoded by the coding sequence GTGGCGCTTGACTTAAAAAAAATGACAACCGAGACAAGAAACCCCAACACCATGGAGCTGGACAAGATGACTCCTTTGGAGATCGTCACCACCATGAACCGGGAAGACGCGCTGGTCCCCAAGGCGATTGAGGCCGTTCTGCCTCAGGTTGCTTCGGTGGTGGAATGGGCGGTGGAGTCCCTGGAGGCGGGCGGGCGGCTCTTTTATATGGGCGCGGGCACCAGCGGCCGCCTGGGCGTGCTGGATGCCGCCGAGTGTCCCCCCACCTTCGGTGTCTCCCCCGATCTGGTCGTAGGCCTGATCGCCGGGGGCGACACGGCTTTTCTCAAGGCTGTCGAGGGCGCGGAGGACAGCTTTGATCTGGGCCGCCAGGATTTGATCGACCATACGCTCGAGAGCCGCGACCTGGTTGTCGGCATCGCCGCCAGCGGGCGCACCCCCTATGTGCTGGGCGGCCTTGCCTACGCGAAAGAAACGGGCTGCCGCACGGTCGCCATCTCCTGCAATGCAGGGTGCGACATCGGCAAAGCCGCCGATTTGGCCGTAGAGGTGGTGGTGGGTCCCGAGGTACTCACCGGCTCCACCAGGCTGAAGGCAGGCACCGCACAAAAGCTTATTTTAAACATGATCTCCACCGCTACCATGGTGGGTGTGGGCAAGGTCTACCAGAACCTGATGGTGGACGTAATGCAAACCAATGAAAAGCTCCACGTTCGAGCTGAGAACATTGTCATGGCGGCTACCGGAGCGGAGCGAGCTGAGGCAAAGGCAGCCATCTCCGCCGCGGACGGCAGCGTAAAGACCGCTATCACTATGATCCTCACCGGGTGCGACGCACCCGCCGCCATCGTGCGGCTGGAGAAGGCCAGGGGCCACGTCCGGGAGGCCATCCGATAA
- a CDS encoding putative Protein-N(pi)-phosphohistidine--sugar phosphotransferase (Evidence 3 : Function proposed based on presence of conserved amino acid motif, structural feature or limited homology; Product type pe : putative enzyme), whose amino-acid sequence MTNQELSKRILELVGGKANVVSASNCMTRLRIQLKDNSLVKVDELKNTEGVLGVVEDVTLQVVLGPGKARKVCDIFVVDAGVQNVTSDQSWQDNKAAMKAGQKDSPLKQGLRTIASIFIPMIPAIIAAGLFNGLASLMGQIFKTNEAYAAGTGVAFIISQLLSLFGASFLGYFAIYTGVNAAKQFGATPALGGMLGGISIGSQIVTISTILGLYNADVPLNSILTTGKGGIIGVIIGVWILAKVEKWVRAHIPDVLDLIVTPLLSLLVVGTLYVFILMPVTGFISDILVKALSVIINSQNPVVAVISGYVLAAVFLPMVLLGLHHGLIPIYAIQLENLGGVTLFPVLAMAGAGQVGAAFAILIKARKVKNIRMEKTIIGALPAGLLGVGEPLIYGVTLPMGKPFITAGLGAGFGGAFVMLMHVMAIAWGPSGLVAIPLMKTPAMMLYFFLGLVISYIMGFIITWFGIKAQDVANA is encoded by the coding sequence ATGACAAATCAAGAGCTATCCAAGCGCATCCTGGAATTGGTCGGCGGCAAGGCAAACGTAGTCAGCGCCAGCAACTGCATGACCCGACTCCGCATCCAGCTCAAGGACAACTCCCTCGTTAAGGTCGACGAACTGAAGAACACCGAAGGCGTCCTCGGCGTGGTGGAGGACGTGACCCTCCAGGTCGTCCTCGGCCCCGGCAAGGCCCGCAAGGTGTGCGACATCTTCGTGGTGGACGCGGGCGTCCAAAACGTGACCAGCGATCAGAGCTGGCAGGACAACAAGGCCGCCATGAAGGCCGGCCAGAAGGACAGCCCCCTCAAGCAGGGCCTGCGCACCATCGCCAGCATCTTCATCCCCATGATCCCCGCCATCATCGCCGCCGGCCTCTTCAACGGCCTCGCGAGCCTCATGGGCCAGATCTTCAAGACCAACGAAGCATACGCCGCCGGTACGGGCGTCGCTTTCATCATCAGCCAGCTCTTATCCCTGTTCGGCGCATCCTTCCTCGGCTACTTCGCCATCTACACCGGCGTGAACGCCGCCAAGCAGTTCGGCGCCACTCCCGCCCTGGGCGGCATGCTGGGCGGAATCTCTATCGGCAGCCAGATCGTGACCATCTCCACCATCCTGGGCCTCTACAACGCGGATGTGCCCCTCAACTCCATCCTCACCACCGGCAAGGGCGGTATCATCGGCGTCATCATCGGCGTGTGGATTCTGGCCAAGGTGGAGAAGTGGGTTCGCGCCCACATCCCCGATGTGCTCGACCTGATTGTGACCCCCCTGCTCTCCCTGCTGGTCGTAGGCACTCTGTACGTATTTATCCTCATGCCCGTCACCGGCTTTATCTCTGACATCCTGGTGAAGGCCCTGAGCGTCATCATCAACTCTCAGAACCCCGTGGTGGCCGTCATCTCCGGGTACGTGCTGGCCGCCGTGTTCCTGCCCATGGTCCTGCTTGGCCTGCACCACGGCCTCATCCCCATCTATGCCATCCAGCTTGAAAACCTGGGCGGCGTAACCCTGTTCCCCGTGCTGGCCATGGCCGGTGCCGGTCAGGTGGGTGCCGCATTTGCCATCCTCATCAAGGCCCGCAAGGTCAAGAACATCCGCATGGAGAAGACCATCATCGGCGCCCTGCCCGCCGGCCTCCTGGGCGTGGGCGAGCCTCTGATCTACGGCGTCACCCTTCCCATGGGCAAGCCCTTCATCACTGCCGGTCTGGGCGCCGGTTTCGGCGGCGCGTTCGTGATGCTCATGCACGTTATGGCTATCGCCTGGGGTCCCTCCGGCCTGGTCGCCATCCCCCTGATGAAGACCCCCGCCATGATGCTCTACTTCTTCCTGGGTCTCGTCATCTCTTACATCATGGGCTTTATCATCACCTGGTTCGGCATCAAGGCCCAGGACGTGGCAAATGCCTAA
- a CDS encoding conserved hypothetical protein (Evidence 4 : Homologs of previously reported genes of unknown function) → MPKLETGFSVYLSSFDRQREMLERSVGTGASVFLSLHISEEFGPGYCEKAQEVCRFLADRGYRAIADVSRKTMDAFGETNLASLAGRLGVWGLRVDYGLDDDEICALAARLPVVLNASTTSPESAARIAAAGSTVMAMHNFYPRPETGLDDAFFRASTQSLRAAGLKVLTFIPGDEVLRGPLSLGLPTLERHRGLPPSACLADFTTHFEVDGVFVGDISVTAREQERMRLFSQEGIVQLPATLYGRYQKLYGQVFTCRADSPAWLVRFAESREYSTIGEPVPPANCVERPRGSITLDNADYGRYSGEIQLIRQDLPADPRVNVIGAVPEVYHLLADCIRNGTKFVLTRD, encoded by the coding sequence ATGCCTAAGCTGGAGACCGGCTTTTCTGTCTACTTAAGCTCATTCGACCGTCAGCGGGAAATGCTGGAGCGGTCGGTCGGCACAGGGGCCAGCGTCTTCCTCTCCCTGCACATCAGCGAGGAGTTCGGCCCCGGCTACTGTGAAAAGGCCCAGGAGGTCTGCCGTTTTCTGGCCGATCGGGGCTATCGGGCCATCGCCGACGTGTCCCGCAAGACCATGGACGCGTTTGGCGAGACCAACCTTGCAAGCCTCGCCGGGCGGCTGGGCGTGTGGGGTCTGCGGGTGGATTATGGCCTGGACGACGACGAGATCTGCGCCCTGGCCGCCCGCCTCCCCGTGGTTCTCAATGCGTCCACCACCTCGCCCGAGTCGGCGGCGCGCATTGCCGCCGCGGGATCCACCGTCATGGCGATGCACAACTTCTATCCCCGCCCCGAGACCGGGTTGGACGACGCCTTCTTCCGCGCCTCCACCCAGTCCCTCCGGGCGGCGGGACTGAAGGTGCTGACTTTCATCCCCGGGGACGAGGTATTGCGCGGCCCCCTCAGTCTGGGTCTTCCCACGCTGGAGCGTCACCGGGGCCTCCCCCCCTCCGCTTGCCTTGCCGACTTCACCACCCACTTTGAGGTGGACGGCGTCTTCGTGGGCGACATCAGCGTGACGGCCCGGGAACAGGAGCGCATGCGCCTTTTCTCCCAGGAGGGTATCGTCCAGCTCCCCGCGACGCTCTATGGCCGGTATCAAAAGCTGTACGGCCAGGTCTTCACCTGCCGGGCAGACTCCCCGGCCTGGCTGGTGCGTTTCGCGGAGTCGCGGGAGTATTCCACCATTGGAGAACCGGTGCCTCCCGCAAACTGTGTGGAGCGCCCCCGGGGCTCCATCACCCTGGACAATGCCGACTACGGCCGCTACTCCGGGGAAATACAGCTCATCCGCCAGGACCTCCCCGCCGATCCCCGGGTCAACGTCATCGGTGCCGTGCCGGAGGTCTACCACCTCCTGGCCGACTGTATCCGAAACGGAACGAAGTTCGTGCTGACGAGGGATTGA
- a CDS encoding Cof-like hydrolase, with the protein MDIQLIAIDLDGTTLINNTDVTPRLLQALEEADARGVHVVPVTGRQFKMLPPFLHAPWCRYGVLCNGTELRTLPGGELLASHYLPPELLAEYLPVFLGLGLPVEISGGGHLHTTPSMLKTILAAPVIPFHRVVLDKHGLVLDDLNAFLLSAPYPFDKLNLPYIPHEALGSLTALLPSLPFSVVWSGPNSMEITHTEATKGKGLAAICRHLGIDLARTMAIGDSGNDVPMLAVAGLSVAMGNAPDFVKAAAQTVTHPNTEDGAAIAIEKYVLGK; encoded by the coding sequence ATGGACATTCAGCTCATCGCAATAGACTTGGACGGCACCACCTTAATCAACAATACCGACGTTACACCCCGGCTCCTCCAGGCACTGGAGGAGGCTGATGCGCGGGGCGTACATGTGGTGCCCGTCACAGGCCGCCAGTTCAAGATGCTCCCGCCCTTCCTGCACGCCCCTTGGTGCAGGTACGGGGTGCTCTGCAACGGCACCGAGCTCCGCACTCTTCCCGGTGGGGAGTTGCTGGCCTCTCACTACTTGCCCCCGGAGCTGCTGGCGGAATACCTGCCCGTCTTTCTTGGGCTGGGCCTCCCGGTGGAGATTTCAGGCGGCGGCCACCTGCACACCACTCCCTCCATGCTCAAAACCATTCTGGCCGCGCCGGTCATCCCCTTTCACCGCGTTGTACTGGATAAGCATGGCCTGGTGCTGGATGATCTGAACGCCTTCCTTCTCAGCGCCCCCTACCCCTTTGATAAGTTGAACCTCCCCTACATCCCGCACGAGGCGCTGGGCAGTTTGACCGCACTCCTCCCCTCCCTTCCCTTCTCCGTCGTGTGGTCGGGGCCCAACAGCATGGAAATTACCCACACCGAGGCCACCAAGGGAAAGGGCCTGGCCGCCATCTGCCGCCACCTGGGGATAGACCTCGCCCGCACCATGGCGATCGGGGACAGTGGAAACGACGTGCCCATGCTGGCGGTGGCCGGCCTCAGCGTCGCCATGGGCAACGCCCCCGACTTCGTCAAGGCCGCGGCCCAGACGGTCACCCACCCCAACACCGAGGATGGCGCGGCAATTGCCATTGAAAAATACGTGCTGGGCAAATGA
- a CDS encoding conserved hypothetical protein (Evidence 4 : Homologs of previously reported genes of unknown function) translates to MNLLFDKFAFPEDLSAVLSKSPSVIIPESKEVLYELIFGNEHTNKVEVFYDVDGKSVKEAEVVRCKNGASVNFPEDYMRRREPDCMRIADDLPTDKPRFQEVYGYPFSDLRAQTFDWLAKQELVIVPFKAGGYQYGYDSILVCPRNAAFFAFALGQLQAFINVKEIGETFKPRSVVYVAPPFRHSHFDGRQVVVHSRGADFHEIFSYNLYPGPSAKKGIYSVLLDIGEQEGWVTAHASAARIITPYENEMVMMHEGASGGGKSELLQDVQRCPDGRVLLGVNQQTGEERYISMSDTCTIDPVTDDMAICHPSFQGTNGKLTLADGEDGWFVRVDGITEYGCDPTYEKIAIQSKEPLMFFNMAGVARATCLLWEHTLDSNGKPCPNPRVIIPRRMIHNIVTTPVEVDVRSFGVRMPPTTAKDPNYGILGLLHIIPPALAWLWRLVAPRGFNNPSIADGAGSALASEGVGSYWPFATGMRVQQANLLLEQILDCVSTRYVLIPNQHIGIYKVGFAAEWISREYLARRGGVNMKMDRLTPARCPILGYALKDMKVDGQHISTKFLRPEVQETLGEKGYDKGAKILTDFFAKELAVYEVEELHPVGKQILECFKRGGSVQDYCDIIPLGLE, encoded by the coding sequence ATGAACCTGTTATTTGACAAGTTTGCCTTCCCGGAAGACTTGAGTGCTGTGCTCTCCAAGAGCCCCAGCGTTATTATTCCTGAGAGTAAGGAAGTCCTTTATGAGCTGATCTTCGGCAACGAGCACACCAACAAGGTAGAGGTCTTCTACGACGTGGATGGCAAGAGCGTGAAAGAAGCCGAAGTGGTGCGCTGCAAAAACGGCGCATCGGTGAATTTTCCCGAGGACTATATGCGCCGCCGGGAGCCCGACTGTATGCGCATCGCCGACGACCTGCCTACAGACAAGCCCCGGTTCCAGGAGGTCTATGGCTACCCCTTCTCCGACCTACGGGCGCAGACCTTTGACTGGCTCGCCAAGCAGGAGCTGGTTATTGTCCCCTTTAAGGCGGGCGGGTACCAGTACGGGTACGACTCTATCCTGGTCTGCCCCCGGAACGCAGCGTTTTTCGCCTTCGCCCTTGGCCAACTTCAGGCTTTCATCAATGTAAAAGAAATAGGGGAGACGTTTAAGCCCCGCTCCGTTGTCTATGTGGCCCCCCCTTTCCGCCACAGCCACTTTGACGGCCGCCAGGTGGTGGTCCATAGCCGCGGGGCCGATTTCCACGAGATATTTTCCTACAACCTCTATCCCGGCCCCTCCGCTAAGAAGGGCATCTACAGCGTCCTGCTGGATATCGGTGAGCAGGAGGGCTGGGTCACCGCCCACGCCTCCGCCGCCCGCATAATCACCCCCTATGAGAACGAGATGGTCATGATGCATGAGGGGGCCTCCGGCGGCGGTAAGAGCGAGCTGCTGCAGGACGTGCAGCGCTGCCCCGACGGGCGGGTGCTGCTGGGCGTGAACCAGCAGACGGGCGAAGAGCGGTACATCAGCATGAGCGATACCTGTACCATCGACCCCGTCACCGACGACATGGCGATCTGCCACCCTTCGTTCCAGGGCACCAACGGCAAACTGACTCTGGCCGATGGCGAGGATGGCTGGTTCGTCCGGGTGGACGGCATCACCGAGTACGGCTGTGACCCCACCTATGAAAAGATCGCAATTCAATCCAAGGAGCCGCTGATGTTCTTCAACATGGCGGGCGTGGCCCGGGCCACGTGTCTCCTCTGGGAGCACACGCTGGACTCCAACGGCAAGCCCTGCCCCAATCCCCGGGTCATCATTCCGCGCCGGATGATACATAACATTGTCACCACCCCCGTGGAGGTGGACGTGCGCAGCTTTGGTGTGCGTATGCCGCCCACCACGGCGAAGGACCCCAACTACGGCATTTTGGGCCTTCTCCATATCATCCCGCCCGCCCTGGCATGGCTGTGGCGGCTGGTAGCCCCCCGGGGCTTCAACAACCCCAGTATTGCGGACGGCGCGGGTTCGGCTCTTGCCAGCGAGGGCGTGGGTTCATACTGGCCCTTTGCCACCGGCATGCGGGTCCAGCAGGCAAACCTCCTCCTGGAGCAGATTTTAGACTGTGTCTCCACCCGCTACGTGCTCATCCCCAACCAGCACATCGGCATCTACAAGGTGGGCTTTGCCGCCGAGTGGATCTCCCGTGAGTATCTGGCCCGGCGCGGCGGCGTGAACATGAAGATGGACCGCCTTACCCCCGCCCGCTGCCCTATCCTGGGCTACGCCCTTAAAGACATGAAGGTGGACGGACAGCACATCTCCACCAAATTTCTCCGCCCCGAGGTGCAGGAGACTCTGGGTGAGAAGGGCTACGACAAGGGAGCGAAGATTCTCACCGACTTCTTTGCCAAGGAACTGGCTGTCTATGAAGTGGAGGAGCTCCATCCCGTGGGCAAGCAGATCCTCGAGTGCTTTAAGCGCGGGGGAAGCGTTCAGGACTACTGCGATATCATTCCCCTGGGCCTCGAATAA
- a CDS encoding conserved membrane hypothetical protein (Evidence 4 : Homologs of previously reported genes of unknown function): protein MFGYAWLNLASLFLGLAAWALPLAALVLKKGKTFTFTSFCSCIFSLLSVILCLAHVVEIRDWSALMDTIEAFVFAATALAVGTLLLNLAVAWKER from the coding sequence ATGTTTGGATATGCCTGGCTGAATCTTGCGAGCCTCTTCCTGGGCCTTGCCGCCTGGGCCCTGCCATTGGCGGCGCTGGTCCTCAAAAAGGGAAAGACGTTTACTTTTACAAGCTTTTGCTCTTGTATATTTTCGCTTCTCTCAGTCATCCTGTGCCTGGCCCATGTGGTGGAAATCAGGGACTGGTCGGCGCTGATGGATACGATAGAGGCCTTTGTGTTTGCCGCCACAGCGCTGGCCGTGGGGACGCTATTACTCAACCTGGCTGTGGCTTGGAAGGAGAGATAG
- a CDS encoding conserved membrane hypothetical protein (Evidence 4 : Homologs of previously reported genes of unknown function), producing the protein MDEKKAHPILSRLLESQPATGEGSVPPQIGIAPARKYEIDGKDRLLLPLAALLGMLFLELILSILSAPGLVVTVMVAVWYGVLFWYKGVAGLKNRAELLLLLAVCFQALTFAIFSNGWFRFWNFITLPALLGVQLFQWSGAGRKPWSVPTMLWERFCLMLDGLFCRLWAPFKALIPGGGEGKRRWVYVALGLLAAVPVLFFVFPLLVSADALFARVTEGLVSFLDENLAEWIVKVGIGLCLAPFLFGLLYALRRPEPLKERTARPAFTVDAALPVTLLTVMDGLYSIFLAVQFAGLFGGDRYLAATGISHAEYARSGFFQLVSVSVLNLALVMVCLQISKREGRGWRWVRVLSTGLVGASVVMLVSAAWRMTLYVTAYGLSFKRFLTYWGMVMLAIFFTAALMKIWRDGFSFFKVFFAAGLTGWLLLNYMNVDFLVARYNVSLYQHSETAVMDLPYLAYLSYDTLGVLEELPGDTQAYRDSTDYPLSRLLSERRDAAARDASRWQSWSLSAYLAAHK; encoded by the coding sequence ATGGACGAAAAGAAAGCCCACCCGATTTTAAGTAGGCTCCTGGAATCCCAACCCGCAACCGGGGAGGGGAGCGTTCCGCCCCAAATCGGCATTGCCCCCGCCCGGAAGTATGAGATCGACGGGAAGGACCGACTTTTGCTGCCGCTGGCGGCCCTCCTGGGGATGCTGTTTTTGGAACTGATTTTGTCCATCCTCTCCGCACCCGGCCTCGTGGTGACCGTGATGGTTGCGGTGTGGTACGGGGTACTCTTTTGGTATAAGGGGGTGGCGGGGCTTAAAAACCGGGCGGAGCTCCTCCTGCTCCTGGCTGTCTGCTTCCAGGCCCTCACCTTTGCCATCTTCTCCAACGGGTGGTTCCGGTTTTGGAATTTCATCACCCTGCCGGCGCTGCTGGGGGTACAACTCTTCCAGTGGTCGGGGGCTGGGCGCAAGCCCTGGAGCGTGCCTACTATGCTGTGGGAGCGATTCTGTCTTATGCTGGACGGCCTCTTCTGCCGCCTGTGGGCACCCTTCAAGGCGCTCATCCCCGGCGGCGGGGAAGGGAAGAGACGCTGGGTTTATGTAGCCCTGGGGCTGCTTGCGGCGGTTCCCGTGCTCTTTTTCGTGTTTCCCCTATTGGTCTCAGCAGATGCACTTTTCGCCCGAGTCACTGAGGGCCTCGTTAGTTTCCTGGACGAAAATTTGGCGGAGTGGATCGTCAAAGTGGGCATTGGCCTGTGTCTCGCGCCGTTTCTCTTCGGCCTGCTGTATGCTCTGCGCCGCCCGGAGCCCCTGAAGGAAAGAACAGCTCGTCCGGCCTTTACAGTGGACGCGGCGCTGCCCGTCACCCTCCTGACGGTGATGGACGGGTTGTACTCCATCTTCCTGGCGGTGCAGTTTGCCGGACTCTTCGGCGGGGACAGGTATCTGGCCGCCACGGGCATCTCCCATGCCGAGTACGCCCGCAGCGGTTTCTTCCAGCTGGTCTCCGTATCGGTACTCAATTTGGCTTTGGTGATGGTCTGCCTGCAGATTTCCAAGCGAGAGGGGAGGGGTTGGCGGTGGGTGCGCGTTCTCTCCACCGGCCTGGTGGGGGCCAGCGTGGTGATGCTGGTCTCCGCCGCCTGGAGGATGACCCTCTATGTCACCGCCTATGGTCTTTCCTTTAAGCGGTTCCTCACCTACTGGGGCATGGTGATGCTGGCCATCTTCTTTACCGCCGCGCTGATGAAGATCTGGAGGGACGGGTTTTCTTTCTTCAAGGTCTTCTTCGCGGCTGGGCTGACGGGCTGGCTGCTGCTCAACTATATGAATGTGGATTTCCTGGTGGCACGGTACAATGTGTCCCTCTACCAGCACAGTGAGACGGCCGTGATGGACCTGCCTTACCTCGCCTACCTCTCCTACGATACCCTGGGCGTTCTGGAGGAGCTGCCAGGGGACACTCAGGCTTACCGAGATAGCACGGACTATCCGCTCTCCCGGCTCCTCTCCGAGCGGCGGGACGCTGCAGCGCGGGATGCCTCCCGCTGGCAGAGTTGGTCCCTCTCCGCATATCTCGCGGCCCACAAATAG
- a CDS encoding conserved hypothetical protein (Evidence 4 : Homologs of previously reported genes of unknown function) — protein MPIMVNLDVMMAKRKMSLNELAAKVDLTLANLSILKNNHAKAVRFSTLEAICAALDCQPGDILEYVPEKARAE, from the coding sequence ATGCCGATTATGGTAAACCTGGATGTGATGATGGCCAAGCGAAAGATGAGCCTGAACGAGCTTGCCGCCAAGGTGGACCTGACCCTGGCGAACCTCTCCATCTTAAAGAACAACCACGCTAAGGCGGTGCGCTTTTCTACGCTGGAGGCCATCTGTGCCGCCCTGGACTGCCAGCCCGGCGACATCCTGGAGTACGTCCCGGAAAAGGCTAGAGCAGAGTAA
- a CDS encoding conserved membrane hypothetical protein (Evidence 4 : Homologs of previously reported genes of unknown function) → MGRSGVVKLAQFLKVLVSFTFLCNLLVLPLVPGVVGIGALTGISRLSVAEFFAVCWQYLWRVWGEEYAAVLSVFLLFCGTCTAITLWQARGVLDTIVREDTFTMPNARRLKRAAVCCLLVSATALVRTVWGLFYYRSLAPIFTYNTVFIPVAFMGGLLCMVMSALFRQAAELKEENDLTI, encoded by the coding sequence ATGGGAAGGTCCGGCGTGGTCAAGTTGGCCCAATTTTTAAAGGTGCTGGTGAGCTTCACATTTTTATGCAATCTGCTGGTGCTGCCGCTGGTGCCGGGGGTGGTGGGCATCGGTGCGCTGACGGGAATTTCCAGACTGAGTGTGGCGGAGTTTTTTGCGGTGTGCTGGCAGTATCTTTGGCGTGTATGGGGGGAGGAATATGCCGCCGTGCTGTCGGTATTTCTTCTCTTTTGCGGCACTTGTACTGCGATCACGCTCTGGCAGGCCCGTGGCGTGCTGGACACGATTGTAAGGGAAGATACCTTTACCATGCCAAACGCGCGGCGCCTGAAACGGGCAGCGGTCTGCTGCCTGCTGGTTTCTGCCACCGCCCTGGTCCGGACGGTGTGGGGCCTCTTCTATTACCGCTCTCTGGCTCCCATTTTCACCTACAACACCGTGTTCATCCCCGTCGCGTTCATGGGGGGCCTTTTGTGCATGGTCATGTCCGCCCTCTTCCGTCAGGCCGCCGAGCTGAAGGAAGAGAACGACCTGACCATATAG
- the cobB gene encoding NAD-dependent protein deacetylase, with protein sequence MDRLTRLQQWVDESKRIVFFGGAGVSTESGVPDFRSVDGLYHQKYPYPPETILSHTFYERRPEEFFRFYREKMLFPDARPNAAHLKLAELERAGKLAAVVTQNIDGLHQAAGSREVLELHGSVHRNYCEQCHKFFDLDYVRASDGVPVCDGCGGRVKPDVVLYEEALDEVTMSKALRYIQAADLLIIGGTSLAVYPAAGLVNYYRGDRLALINKSPTPYDANADLLIAAPIGEVLGAVQVH encoded by the coding sequence ATGGACCGGCTTACCCGGTTGCAGCAGTGGGTCGACGAGAGTAAGCGCATCGTCTTCTTCGGCGGGGCGGGAGTGTCCACTGAAAGCGGCGTGCCCGACTTCCGCAGCGTAGACGGGCTATACCACCAGAAGTATCCCTACCCGCCCGAGACTATCCTCAGCCACACCTTTTACGAGCGCAGGCCGGAGGAATTTTTTCGTTTCTACCGGGAGAAAATGCTCTTCCCCGATGCAAGGCCCAACGCCGCCCACTTAAAGCTTGCCGAGTTGGAGCGGGCGGGAAAGCTCGCCGCAGTGGTGACCCAGAATATCGACGGGCTGCACCAGGCGGCGGGGAGCCGTGAGGTTCTGGAGCTCCACGGCTCGGTCCACCGCAACTACTGCGAGCAGTGCCACAAATTCTTTGACCTCGACTATGTGCGCGCTTCTGATGGCGTGCCCGTTTGCGATGGCTGCGGCGGGCGGGTGAAACCGGATGTGGTACTCTATGAGGAGGCGCTGGACGAGGTCACAATGTCCAAAGCCCTGCGCTATATCCAAGCCGCCGACCTGCTGATCATCGGTGGCACCTCCCTGGCGGTCTATCCGGCGGCGGGGCTGGTGAACTACTACCGTGGGGACAGGCTGGCGCTCATCAACAAGAGCCCCACCCCTTACGACGCCAACGCAGATCTCCTTATTGCCGCCCCCATTGGGGAGGTTCTTGGGGCCGTACAGGTGCATTGA
- a CDS encoding conserved hypothetical protein (Evidence 4 : Homologs of previously reported genes of unknown function): MVKYFIYIAIAALVVWAVVYLVKHVRRQMKGDCGACGGGCDGNCGSCCPGEDKK; this comes from the coding sequence ATGGTAAAATATTTCATCTATATTGCTATTGCGGCGTTGGTTGTCTGGGCGGTGGTGTATTTGGTCAAGCATGTCCGCCGCCAGATGAAAGGGGACTGCGGGGCCTGCGGCGGCGGGTGCGACGGCAACTGCGGCTCCTGCTGCCCCGGCGAGGATAAGAAGTAA